In Salmonella enterica subsp. enterica serovar Typhimurium str. LT2, a single window of DNA contains:
- the ybiS gene encoding putative periplasmic protein (similar to E. coli orf, hypothetical protein (AAC73906.1); Blastp hit to AAC73906.1 (306 aa), 92% identity in aa 1 - 306), with product MNMKLTTLFAAAFAVVGFCKTASAVTYPLPTDGSRLIGQNQVITVPEGNTQPLEYFAAEYQMGLSNMLEANPGVDTFLPKGGTVLNIPQQLILPDTVHEGIIINSAEMRLYYYPKGTNTVIVLPIGIGQLGKDTPINWTTKVERKKAGPTWTPTAKMHAEYRAAGEPLPAVVPAGPDNPMGLYALYIGRLYAIHGTNANFGIGLRVSHGCVRLRNDDIKFLFENVPVGTRVQFIDEPVKATTEPDGSRYIEVHNPLSTTEAQFEGKEAVPITLNKSILAVTNEPDVDQTVVQQAVQDRSGMPVRLN from the coding sequence ATGAATATGAAATTAACAACGCTTTTCGCGGCGGCTTTCGCTGTAGTTGGTTTTTGTAAAACAGCCTCAGCAGTCACTTACCCGCTGCCTACCGATGGTAGCCGTTTAATTGGGCAAAATCAGGTCATCACCGTTCCGGAGGGCAATACCCAGCCGCTGGAGTATTTTGCCGCGGAGTACCAGATGGGGCTCTCCAACATGCTGGAAGCCAACCCTGGCGTGGATACCTTCCTGCCGAAGGGCGGTACCGTGCTGAATATTCCGCAGCAGCTGATCCTGCCGGATACCGTACACGAAGGCATTATCATCAATAGCGCGGAAATGCGCCTCTATTACTACCCGAAAGGCACAAACACCGTTATCGTCCTGCCGATTGGGATCGGTCAGTTAGGTAAAGACACGCCTATCAACTGGACGACCAAAGTTGAACGTAAAAAAGCCGGTCCGACCTGGACGCCTACGGCAAAAATGCACGCTGAATATCGCGCCGCCGGCGAGCCGCTGCCTGCCGTCGTGCCTGCGGGCCCGGATAACCCGATGGGCCTGTACGCGCTGTACATCGGTCGCCTGTATGCTATTCACGGCACCAACGCCAACTTCGGCATCGGGCTTCGCGTGAGCCACGGCTGCGTACGTCTGCGCAACGACGATATCAAATTCCTGTTTGAAAATGTGCCGGTCGGTACCCGCGTGCAGTTTATCGATGAACCGGTAAAAGCCACCACCGAGCCGGACGGTAGCCGTTACATTGAGGTGCATAACCCGCTGTCAACGACGGAAGCGCAGTTTGAAGGTAAGGAAGCGGTGCCGATCACGCTTAATAAGAGTATCCTGGCCGTCACCAACGAGCCTGACGTTGATCAGACCGTCGTACAACAGGCAGTTCAGGATCGTTCCGGGATGCCGGTTCGTCTGAACTG